The sequence below is a genomic window from Carboxydothermus pertinax.
ATACTTTTCCTGACCGTCTATTTCAACAAGCGCTGTTCCTTTTATCACCACCCAGTGTTCACTCCGGTGGTAGTGAAATTGAAGGCTCAGCTTCTGCCCGGGATTTACCACGATACGTTTTATTTTATACCTTGGCCCTTCTTCCAATACAGTATAACTCCCCCAGGGCCTGTGGATGGTAAGGTGCTCGTCTGATTGGGGTAGATTTTGCTCTTTAAGCTTACTAACTACTTCTTTTACCTTCTGGGCTTCACCTTTTTTGGCGATTAACAGGGCATCCGGAGTTTCTACTACCATAATCCCTTCAAGACCTATAGTTGAAACAAGTCTTTTTTCGGTTAAGATCAGGCTATCCTTAGTTTCTATAGTCAGAGCATTTCCTATTACCGCATTATTATCGTCATCTTTAGGCAGTAGCTCATAAATGCTCTCCCAGGATCCCACATCAGACCACTGCAGTTCTAAAGGAATTACTGCAGCTTTATCCGTTTTCTCCATCACCGCATAATCCAGAGAAATATCCGGCATTTCCGAAAAAGTATTTAAAACATCTTCATAACTTTTTCCCTCTATTTTTTCGTAAATATCCGGAGCATGTTTTTTAAATTCTTCCAATATATCTCCAATAGTAAATGCAAACATCCCGGAATTCCAGTAAAAGTTTCCGCTTTGAAAGTACTCTACTGCTTTTTCCAGATTTGGTTTTTCTACAAACCGTTTTACTTTAAAACCTTCACTAATTTCTTCTCCTTTTTCTATGTAGCCATATCCTGTTTCCGGTTTTGTAGGTTTAACACCAAAAGTACCAAGAAAACCTGCTTGGGCAAGGTTGTCCATTTTTAAAAGATATTCACCAAAAGCATCCTGGGGGTTAATTAAATGATCGGAAGGAGAAATAAATATGGTTTCGCTTTCATTTACTTTTTTTACTTCTAAAAGATATTTTACCGCCAGGGCTACTGCTGGGGCAGTATTTCTACCCACCGGCTCTAACAAAATATTTTCTCCTAAGATAAAGTTAATCTCTTCTACCTGGTTTTTAACGAGAAATTTGTAGTCATTATTGGTAATAATATAAATATCTTCCGGATTTAAAACATTCAAAATCCTTTTAACAGTTTTCTGCAAAAAAGATTCTTTATCCCCAAGGCTTAAAAACTGTTTGGGATAGGTTTTTCGGGATAATGGCCAAAGTCTTGTTCCACTCCCACCTGCTAAGATTATCGCTTTCATGCCTATACCACCTAATTTTTTTAATACTCCCACTCGAAATCCTCTAACCCTGCATTAATAATTCTTTGCTTTAAATCAGTTGTTATTTCTTTTAATCTTTCTGGACTTTTTGCCTCACACCTTGCCACCAGGACCGGCTGGGTATTTGAGGCCCTGACCAGTCCCCAGCCATCAGGATAAAGTATCCTTATACCGTCCACGGTAATGGCTTCGTACTGCTTTAAAGCATCTTCCTTTATCTTTTCTATTACCTTAAACTTTAGTTCATCAGAACAATCAATCCTGGTTTCGGCTGTGCTGTAATATACCGGGACATCAGCCAAGAGCTCGGACAATTTTTTATCGGAATTGGATAGGATCCTTAAAAGCCTTCCTGCCGCATAAAAGGCATCATCAAAGCCAAAATATTCGTCAGCAAAAAACATATGGCCGGACATTTCACCGGTAAACAGAGCATTTAGTTCTTTCATCTTAGCTTTAATAAGGGAATGTCCGGTTTTATAGAAGTACGGTTTTCCTCCAAGTTTTATTATCTCATCTACTAATGCCTGGGAGCATTTTACTTCGACAATTGCCGTTTCGCCCGGGTGCCGGGCTAATATCTCCCGCCAGTATAAGACCATGAGCTTATCGCCCCAGACCACTTCCCCCCTGTCATCTACTACTCCAATTCTATCGGCATCGCCATCAAAAGCAATACCCAGGTCAGCCTTTTCTTCGCGAACATACTTTACTAGATCAACTAAGTTTTCTCTTTTTACCGGGTCGGGATGGTGGTCTGGGAAATTGCCATCAGGCTGGCAGTATAATGGTATAACTTCACAACCAAGGGCGTCTAAATAGGGTACGATGTAGTCCGAGGCCGCTCCGTTGCCAGCATCAACAGCTACCTTAAGCTTTCTCGATCCAAGTTTTATTTTTGAGGTAAGCATCTCAATATAAGCACGACCAATATTTTCGTGAGTAACTTTACCCGGATTTTCACTCAATGCTATCCTATTTTCTTCAATTATTTTTCTTATTTCCTGGATTTGTTCACCGTAAATAGTAGTTTTCCCAAGGGCAAGTTTTAAGCCGTTAAATTCTTTAGGA
It includes:
- a CDS encoding mannose-1-phosphate guanylyltransferase/mannose-6-phosphate isomerase, which produces MGVLKKLGGIGMKAIILAGGSGTRLWPLSRKTYPKQFLSLGDKESFLQKTVKRILNVLNPEDIYIITNNDYKFLVKNQVEEINFILGENILLEPVGRNTAPAVALAVKYLLEVKKVNESETIFISPSDHLINPQDAFGEYLLKMDNLAQAGFLGTFGVKPTKPETGYGYIEKGEEISEGFKVKRFVEKPNLEKAVEYFQSGNFYWNSGMFAFTIGDILEEFKKHAPDIYEKIEGKSYEDVLNTFSEMPDISLDYAVMEKTDKAAVIPLELQWSDVGSWESIYELLPKDDDNNAVIGNALTIETKDSLILTEKRLVSTIGLEGIMVVETPDALLIAKKGEAQKVKEVVSKLKEQNLPQSDEHLTIHRPWGSYTVLEEGPRYKIKRIVVNPGQKLSLQFHYHRSEHWVVIKGTALVEIDGQEKYVYENESIYVPPTKAHRLINPGKVPLEIIEIQVGSYVGEDDIVRMDDLYGRLERV
- a CDS encoding phosphomannomutase/phosphoglucomutase, whose protein sequence is MKVNPSIFREYDIRGIAETELNDEVVRLIGQAYGTFLKRYNIDIITVGGDVRLSTEKIRKSLIEGIIATGINVIDIGIVTTPLFYYSLYHFDVNGGVMVTGSHNPKEFNGLKLALGKTTIYGEQIQEIRKIIEENRIALSENPGKVTHENIGRAYIEMLTSKIKLGSRKLKVAVDAGNGAASDYIVPYLDALGCEVIPLYCQPDGNFPDHHPDPVKRENLVDLVKYVREEKADLGIAFDGDADRIGVVDDRGEVVWGDKLMVLYWREILARHPGETAIVEVKCSQALVDEIIKLGGKPYFYKTGHSLIKAKMKELNALFTGEMSGHMFFADEYFGFDDAFYAAGRLLRILSNSDKKLSELLADVPVYYSTAETRIDCSDELKFKVIEKIKEDALKQYEAITVDGIRILYPDGWGLVRASNTQPVLVARCEAKSPERLKEITTDLKQRIINAGLEDFEWEY